Proteins encoded by one window of Labrus bergylta chromosome 2, fLabBer1.1, whole genome shotgun sequence:
- the med22 gene encoding mediator of RNA polymerase II transcription subunit 22, with protein sequence MASQRVLPQSKETLLQNYNKRLKDDIRSILDNFTEIVKTAKIEDETQVARATQAEQDHYEMHVRAANIVRAGESLMKLVSDLKQFLILNDFPSVNDAISLQNQQLRSLQEECDKKLTSLRDEIAIDLYELEEEYYSSSYSQWDSTDLPLCDAYRHRDSWASPGSSCSSTQGDREDVEGPPSQETVPQHHVNGHGTSSIEKS encoded by the exons ATGGCTTCTCAGAGAGTGCTGCCTCAGAGCAAAGAGACTCTGCTTCAGAACTACAACAAGAGACTGAAGGATGACATCAGGTCCATCCTGGATAACTTCACAGAAATTGTCAAAACAGCAAAG ATAGAGGATGAGACACAGGTTGCCAGAGCAACGCAGGCAGAGCAGGACCATTATGAGATGCACGTCAGAGCGGCCAACATT GTACGAGCTGGTGAGTCCCTGATGAAGCTGGTGTCTGATCTGAAGCAGTTTCTGATTCTCAACGACTTTCCCTCTGTGAACGATGCAATCAGCCTCCAGAACCAGCAGCTCCGCTCGCTGCAGGAGGAGTGTGACAAGAAGCTCACCTCACTCCGTGATGAGATCGCCATCGACCTGTATGAGCTAGAGGAAGAATATTACTCCTCCAG CTACAGTCAGTGGGACAGCACTGATCTGCCACTGTGTGACGCCTACCGCCACAGAGACAGCTGGGCTTCCCctggcagcagctgcagctccacccagggagacagagaggatgtggAGGGACCTCCTTCACAGGAGACGGTCCCACAACACCACGTCAACGGACACGGGACATCTTCTATAGAGAAATCATAA
- the c2h9orf78 gene encoding splicing factor C9orf78 homolog has protein sequence MPCGKNFRRRRDSSDVEEDETTEAVRSKLEEAKELQSLRKRQTGVSVAALLVGDMLPPDAEVDNDPFKLKTGGVVDMKKIKDRNRDMTEDETDLNLGTSFSAETNRRDEDADMMKYIETELKKKKGLVEAEEQKVKAKNAEDHLYELPENIRVNSAKKTEEMLSNQMLSGIPEVDLGIDAKIKNIIFTEEAKAKLLAEQRNKKKDNGTSFVPTNIAVNYVQHNRFYHEDVNAPQRHHRHREEPKARPLRVGDTEKPGPETSSPPNYRKRPNNEKATDDYHYEKFKKMNRRY, from the exons ATGCCGTGCGGCAAAAACTTTCGGAGGAGAAGGGACTCATCAGATGTGGAGGAAGATGAGACCACTGAAGCAGTCAG aTCAAAATTAGAAGAGGCTAAAGAGCTTCAGAGTTTGCGGAAACGACAGACCGGAGTCAG TGTGGCCGCCCTGTTGGTGGGAGATATGCTGCCGCCAGATGCTGAAGTTGAT AATGACCCCTTTAAACTGAAGACTGGAGGGGTTGTGGACATGAAGAAAATCAAAGACAGGAATAGGGACAT GACAGAAGATGAGACCGACCTCAACCTGGGAACATCcttctctgcagaaacaaaccgAAGAGATGAGGATGCGGATAT GATGAAATATATTGAGACAgagctgaaaaagaagaaggggcTGGTTGAAGCTGAGGAACAGAAAGTTAAGGCGAAAAATGCAGAGGATCACCTGTATGAGCTGCCAGAGAACATCCGAGTCAACTCTGCCAAGAAAACAGAGGAGATGTTATCCAACCAGATGCTGAGTGGTATCCCTGAAGTCGACCTTGGTATTGA TGCAAAGATCAAGAACATTATCTTCACAGAAGAAGCAAAGGCTAAGCTTCTTGCAGAACAAAGgaacaagaaaaaagacaacGGGACATCTTTTGTACCCACAAACATTGCTGTCAACTACGTCCAACACAACCGCT TTTATCATGAGGATGTGAATGCACCACAGAGGcaccacagacacagagaggagccCAAAGCGAGGCCGCTGCGTGTGGGAGACACTGAGAAACCAGGACCAGAGA CATCGTCACCACCGAACTACCGCAAACGTCCAAACAATGAGAAGGCCACAGATGACTACCACTACGAGAAGTTCAAGAAGATGAATCGGCGATATTAA